One part of the Raphanus sativus cultivar WK10039 chromosome 7, ASM80110v3, whole genome shotgun sequence genome encodes these proteins:
- the LOC108816230 gene encoding glutathione S-transferase F12 has product MVVKVYGQVTAACPQRVLLCLLEKEIEFEIVHIDLDTLEQKRPEHLLRQPFGQVPAIEDGDFKLFESRAIARYYATKYADQGTNLLGKSLEHRAIVDQWADVEVGYFNVLVHPLVMNLVIKPRLGVECDAVLVEELKVKLGVVLDIYDNQLASNRFLAGDEFTMADLTHMPAMRYLMGTGLNRIVKARVNMNRWWEEITARPAWKKLMNIAGL; this is encoded by the exons ATGGTTGTGAAAGTATACGGACAGGTTACTGCAGCTTGTCCGCAAAGAGTCTTGCTTTGTCTTCTTGAGAAAGAAATTGAATTTGAGATTGTTCACATCGATCTCGATACATTAGAGCAGAAAAGACCAGAACATCTTCTTCGTCAG CCATTTGGTCAAGTTCCAGCCATAGAAGATGGAGACTTCAAGCTTTTTG AATCTCGAGCCATTGCGAGATACTACGCGACCAAGTACGCGGACCAAGGCACGAACCTTTTGGGAAAGTCACTAGAGCACCGAGCCATCGTGGACCAGTGGGCTGATGTGGAGGTGGGTTACTTCAACGTGCTGGTACACCCTTTAGTGATGAACCTAGTCATCAAGCCGAGGTTAGGCGTAGAATGTGACGCCGTTTTGGTCGAGGAGCTCAAGGTGAAGCTCGGGGTGGTCTTGGACATATACGACAACCAGCTTGCTTCGAACCGGTTTTTGGCTGGTGATGAATTCACTATGGCTGATTTAACGCACATGCCGGCGATGAGGTACTTGATGGGTACCGGTCTAAACCGGATTGTTAAGGCTCGGGTGAATATGAACCGGTGGTGGGAAGAGATTACGGCTAGACCGGCTTGGAAGAAGCTTATGAATATTGCTGGTCTCTGA
- the LOC108814563 gene encoding phytoene synthase, chloroplastic encodes MSSVAAVLWVAASSPNPDPMNTCGLVRALESSRALSRCQNQRMDNGRRKKQTTKTWSVMSYRRRSAVSSSVVASHAGEIALSSEEKVYNVVLRQAALVNKQLRSASPDLLDDVKKEPQEIVLPGSLGLLGEAYDRCGEVCAEYAKTFYLGTLLMTPERRKAIWAIYVWCRRTDELVDGPNASHITPMALDRWEARLEDLFRGRPFDMLDAALADTVARYPVDIQPFRDMIEGMRMDLRKSRYKNFDDLYLYCYYVAGTVGLMSVPVMGIDPKSKATTESVYNAALALGLANQLTNILRDVGEDARRGRVYLPQDELAQAGLSDEDIFAGKVTDKWRNFMKMQLKRARMFFDEAEKGVTELDAASRWPVWASLLLYRRILDEIEANDYNNFTKRAYVGKAKKIAALPLAYAKSVLKTPSSRGTN; translated from the exons ATGTCTTCTGTAGCAGCAGTGTTATGGGTTGCTGCTTCTTCTCCCAATCCAGACCCGATGAACACTTGCGGGTTGGTAAGGGCTCTAGAGTCTTCTAGAGCGCTCTCTCGTTGCCAGAATCAGAGAATGGACAATGGTAGGAGGAAGAAGCAAACAACAAAAACGTGGTCTGTAATGAGCTACAGAAGGAGGAGTGCTGTGTCTTCAAGCGTAGTAGCAAGTCATGCAGGAGAGATAGCCCTCTCGTCTGAAGAGAAGGTTTACAACGTCGTCCTGAGACAAGCAGCTCTTGTGAACAAACAGCTCAGGTCTGCTTCTCCTGACCTCCTCGATGATGTCAAGAAGGAACCACAGGAGATTGTTCTCCCTGGGAGTTTGGGTTTGTTGGGTGAAGCTTACGATCGTTGCGGCGAAGTTTGCGCTGAATATGCTAAAACCTTTTATCTCG GAACTTTGCTTATGACACCTGAGAGGCGAAAGGCTATTTGGGCTATTTACG TTTGGTGCAGAAGAACTGATGAGCTCGTAGATGGGCCCAATGCATCACACATAACTCCAATGGCGTTAGATAGATGGGAAGCAAGGCTAGAAGATCTATTCCGTGGCCGTCCTTTCGATATGCTTGATGCTGCTCTCGCTGATACTGTTGCTAGATACCCTGTCGATATTCAG CCATTTAGAGATATGATCGAAGGAATGAGAATGGATTTGAGGAAATCGAGATACAAGAACTTTGATGATCTCTACCTCTACTGCTACTATGTTGCCGGAACCGTTGGTTTGATGAGCGTGCCGGTTATGGGCATCGATCCTAAGTCCAAAGCCACGACCGAGAGTGTTTATAACGCTGCCTTGGCCCTCGGTTTAGCCAATCAGCTTACCAACATACTCAGAGACGTTGGCGAAGA TGCGAGAAGAGGAAGAGTTTATCTACCGCAAGATGAGTTAGCTCAGGCTGGTCTCTCAGATGAAGACATATTCGCGGGGAAAGTCACTGACAAATGGAGAAACTTCATGAAAATGCAGCTTAAGCGAGCAAGAATGTTCTTCGACGAAGCTGAGAAAGGTGTCACCGAGCTGGACGCTGCTAGCAGATGGCCG gtatgGGCATCGCTGCTATTGTACAGGAGAATATTGGATGAGATTGAAGCGAATGATTACAACAACTTTACGAAGAGAGCTTATGTTGGGAAAGCCAAGAAAATTGCAGCTCTGCCATTGGCTTATGCTAAATCTGTACTAAAGACTCCAAGTTCAAGAGGAACAAATTAA